The genomic stretch CGGCGGCGGTGCACGGGTCCACCTGCTCGCCGGCATCGATCAGGCCACAGGGGCCGTGCTGGTGCAGGAGAACGTGTCTGAGAAGCACAACGAGATCACCTACTTCAAGCCACTGCTGGAAGGGATCAAAGACCTGAAGGGCGTTGTCATATCCGCAGACGCCTTGCATACGCAGCGCGAGCATGCCGACTACCTGCACTCCCGGGAAGCCCACTTCGTCTTTACCGTCAAGGCCAACCAGCCCAAACTTCATGACCAGCTGCGCAGCCTGCCATGGAACCGTGTCCGTGCCGGAAACAAGACCCACGAAAGCGCCAATGGCCGCGAGATCGAACGCACCATCAAGTGCGTCAGTCTCGCCGATGGCATCAACTTCCCCCACGCCACCCAGGCCGCACAGATCACCCGTAAGTCCAGGCCGCTCGGGACCCGAGAATGGTCGACTGAGACCGTCTACATCGTCACGTCACTGACACCGGCACAAGGGAAACCGGAACTCATCGGGTCCCTGATCCGCGGCCACTGGGGAATTGAGAACGGTCTGCACTGGCGCCGCGACGTGACCTGGCGGGAGGACGAGAGCCAGGTGAGGCGGGGAAACGCACCACGGGTGATGGCCTCCCTGAGGAACATCGCCATCACCATCCTGCGCCTGGAAGGAGAAACGAACATCGCCAAAGCCACCCGCGGCGCACGCAACTACCCTCACCGCGCCCTCAAACTCGCCGGACTCACTACCACCTAAACGACTTTGCAGTCACCCTGCCGGCCTCCCCCACAATCCATTTTATTCGGGAAATTCTGGAAAATTTGCTGAAAACGACTTTATTGGATATTCTCCTCGAGGAGCTATCTAGGGTCGCTCAACCAATGACAGGAATGGCCCACGGTTTGTCGCGCCCAAAAATGGGCTATCGGACAACCTGGATTTCCTTAATTGGTTCATCGTAATTTGGGGGTACGAATTGGAAGTGCAGGCGGAGCCAGCTGGCTCATACAGCCACGGTCGGCTGGGCATCGGCAAGCCATTGGCAGCTGGCCGGTCAAACTGGCGCCACCGATACATCACCCAACTGCGTTGGGCCGATGCGCTGATCATTGTTGTTGCCCTTGCAGCAGCGCAACTGGTGCGCTTCGGTTTTGAAAAGTCTGACCTCACCATCGGTTCGCTCA from Arthrobacter stackebrandtii encodes the following:
- a CDS encoding ISAs1 family transposase; translated protein: MPSSHLASFIDEFATVGPVEIDPGKVLIALSELKDPRRKRGVRHRFAHLLVIMVCSVLAGATSLVELAEWAADTARDQLAALGIGAPHATTLARVLQRLDADALDRLAGTWAQEMTGVAAIAIDGKEVRGAKNGGGARVHLLAGIDQATGAVLVQENVSEKHNEITYFKPLLEGIKDLKGVVISADALHTQREHADYLHSREAHFVFTVKANQPKLHDQLRSLPWNRVRAGNKTHESANGREIERTIKCVSLADGINFPHATQAAQITRKSRPLGTREWSTETVYIVTSLTPAQGKPELIGSLIRGHWGIENGLHWRRDVTWREDESQVRRGNAPRVMASLRNIAITILRLEGETNIAKATRGARNYPHRALKLAGLTTT